Proteins from one Drosophila gunungcola strain Sukarami chromosome 3R, Dgunungcola_SK_2, whole genome shotgun sequence genomic window:
- the LOC128266290 gene encoding 39S ribosomal protein L40, mitochondrial, whose amino-acid sequence MSLLAAFARLGLQRSGGVTGAVAARCLHISPVLCAEPLKKKKKLDPQIVKQREDRKKKKIEKQIRRLEKNARQLKPVEELEVPLDLIDDKDKRQRKLNPLGSAELEERALLKKQWAHYKHDERVADFQIIDRLVQAQNKALAELRRESEELYQAAIEVDLQLLPVAVKGPVATPPIKNYASPDGDYLHQSMKWEVK is encoded by the exons atgtcgcTGTTGGCCGCCTTTGCCAG ACTGGGATTACAGAGGAGTGGCGGTGTAACCGGCGCCGTCGCTGCACGTTGTCTCCATATATCGCCAGTTCTCTGCGCGGAACCCCtcaagaaaaagaagaaattggATCCGCAGATTGTCAAGCAGCGAGAGGATCGCAAAAAGAAGAAGATCGAGAAGCAGATCCGTCGGCTGGAGAAGAATGCACGCCAGCTGAAACCAGTTGAGGAACTGGAGGTCCCACTGGACCTCATCGATGATAAAGA TAAACGCCAGAGAAAGCTAAACCCACTGGGCAGCGCAGAGCTGGAGGAACGTGCCCTCCTCAAAAAACAGTGGGCGCACTATAAGCACGACGAGCGAGTTGCCGACTTTCAGATTATCGACCGACTGGTCCAGGCACAGAACAAGGCTCTGGCGGAGCTCCGGCGCGAGTCCGAGGAGCTCTACCAGGCGGCCATCGAAGTGGACCTCCAGTTGCTTCCTGTCGCCGTAAAAGGACCcgtggccacgccccccatTAAGAACTATGCCAGTCCCGATGGCGACTACCTGCATCAGTCCATGAAATGGGAGGTCAAGTAG
- the LOC128266292 gene encoding prefoldin subunit 3 has translation MTGIMDSVEMPKLPENQKTFAGIPEAVFLEEIDSFMAQPENENCEKVLQRLDEQHGKYRFMAYNLEARRRKLKSQIPDLERSLEMVNVLRKEDEERETQFLLSDQLFIKTLVPPTKTVYLWLGASVMLEYPLDEAEALLKQNVTSAVGNLKSVEHDQDFLRDQITTTEVNMARVYNWGVKKRQAAAKTNATPPA, from the exons ATGACTGGCATAATGGACTCGGTGGAAATGCCCAAATTACCGGAAAACCAGAAGACCTTCGCCGGCATCCCGGAGGCAGTGTTCCTG GAGGAGATCGACTCGTTCATGGCGCAGCCGGAGAACGAGAACTGCGAGAAGGTGCTCCAGCGGCTGGACGAGCAGCACGGCAAGTACCGATTCATGGCCTACAACCTGGAGGCGCGGCGGCGCAAGCTCAAGTCCCAGATCCCCGACCTGGAGCGCTCCCTGGAGATGGTCAACGTGCTGCGCAAGGAGGACGAGGAGCGCGAGACGCAGTTCCTGCTCAGCGACCAGTTGTTTATCAAGACGCTGGTGCCGCCCACAAAAACAGTCTACCTCTGGCTGGGGGCCAGTGTGATGCTGGAGTATCCGCTGGACGAGGCGGAGGCGCTGCTCAAGCAGAACGTCACGTCAGCGGTGGGCAACCTGAAGTCCGTGGAACACGACCAGGACTTCCTCAG GGATCAAATCACAACCACGGAGGTCAACATGGCGCGGGTGTACAACTGGGGCGTGAAAAAGCGGCAGGCCGCTGCCAAGACCAACGCCACCCCACCCGCGTAA